The Urbifossiella limnaea genome has a window encoding:
- a CDS encoding transposase family protein: protein MIARLDRLRKNPAVFRSLTGVTPDVFDALLADVLPALADADFARHDRPDRSRAVGGGRTTGLEHPDRILLAVVWLRVYPTYAVLGYLFGVSESAARRLAGWSVPVLAAAGKDTMRMPDPGKHHRRDLPAVLRHTPGLAVLVDTFEQPTHRPKRRQRADYSGKKKRHTVKSQVGVDEETGRVVHVPPSVPGPTADLKLLGRSRLLGRLPKGVGLIGDKAYIGAGELRPGVVCTTPRRKPRGKPRPAADVRYNRAVSRRRIVVEHTIRRLRVFQSLTQVNRHGRKRHEVRVRAVAGLVNRMIDARPAD from the coding sequence ATGATCGCACGTCTCGACCGCCTCCGGAAGAACCCGGCCGTCTTCCGGTCCCTCACCGGGGTCACCCCGGACGTGTTCGACGCCCTCCTCGCCGACGTCCTCCCGGCCCTGGCCGACGCCGACTTCGCCCGCCACGACCGACCCGACCGGAGCCGCGCCGTCGGCGGCGGCCGCACCACCGGGCTCGAACACCCCGACCGCATCCTGCTCGCCGTCGTCTGGCTCCGGGTGTACCCGACCTACGCCGTCCTCGGGTACCTGTTCGGGGTTTCCGAGTCGGCCGCCCGCCGCCTCGCCGGGTGGTCCGTCCCGGTCCTCGCCGCGGCCGGGAAGGACACCATGCGAATGCCCGACCCGGGCAAGCACCACCGCCGCGACCTCCCGGCCGTGCTCCGGCACACCCCCGGGCTGGCCGTCCTGGTGGACACGTTCGAGCAGCCGACGCACCGGCCGAAGCGGCGGCAGCGGGCCGACTACTCGGGGAAGAAGAAGCGGCACACGGTCAAGAGTCAGGTCGGGGTGGACGAGGAGACCGGGCGGGTCGTCCACGTCCCGCCGAGCGTGCCGGGGCCGACGGCCGACCTCAAGCTGTTGGGGCGGTCGCGGCTCCTGGGGCGGCTGCCGAAGGGGGTCGGGTTGATCGGGGACAAGGCGTACATCGGGGCGGGCGAGTTGCGGCCCGGGGTGGTGTGTACGACCCCGCGGCGGAAGCCGCGGGGGAAGCCGCGGCCGGCGGCGGACGTGCGGTACAACCGGGCGGTGTCCCGGCGCCGGATCGTGGTCGAGCACACGATCCGGCGGCTGCGGGTGTTCCAGTCGCTGACCCAGGTGAACCGGCACGGGCGGAAGAGGCACGAGGTCCGGGTGCGGGCGGTGGCCGGGCTGGTCAACCGGATGATCGACGCCCGGCCGGCGGACTGA
- a CDS encoding IS630 family transposase yields MIRVHLTVATQSELQALRRDPLPPRVRDRLEMVLLSDAGWSPPRIARHLGCDPQTARAVIHGFNARGVPALYPGKPGPAPNYARRDQVAARLTDLLGQDRTWTAAQLADALRPNGIRLRARQVRRYLARLRAGYRRTASTLEHKQNRPKVARAAAVLGGLQRKAREGRLVLDYLDQCGFAPSLPGGYSWCLPGQRKRVRYEYPQGRRVNVLATYEPLGPAPRLDAVPFERTLTSDDLVAYLRGRPAVGRPRVVVLDNAPIHTSKVVKAARPELAKSGVYLYYLPAYSPELNRIEAVFKQVKHHEIPTRSYATRSDLRAAVEQGFNSYAQKLRPEPGKQLRPAA; encoded by the coding sequence ATGATCCGCGTTCACCTCACCGTTGCGACGCAGTCCGAGTTGCAGGCTCTCCGGCGGGACCCCCTCCCGCCCCGGGTACGGGATCGGCTGGAGATGGTCCTGCTGTCCGACGCCGGGTGGTCCCCGCCCCGGATCGCCCGGCACCTCGGGTGTGACCCGCAGACCGCCCGGGCCGTGATCCACGGGTTCAACGCCCGGGGGGTGCCGGCCCTCTACCCCGGCAAGCCCGGGCCGGCCCCCAACTACGCCCGCCGGGATCAGGTGGCCGCCCGGCTGACCGACCTGCTCGGCCAGGACCGGACGTGGACGGCGGCCCAACTGGCCGACGCCCTCCGCCCCAACGGGATCCGGCTCCGTGCCCGTCAGGTCCGTCGGTACCTCGCCCGACTGCGGGCCGGGTACCGGCGGACGGCCTCGACCCTGGAGCACAAGCAGAACCGGCCCAAGGTCGCCCGGGCGGCGGCCGTCCTGGGCGGCCTGCAACGGAAGGCCCGGGAGGGCCGGCTGGTCCTGGACTATCTCGACCAGTGCGGGTTCGCCCCGTCGCTGCCCGGTGGGTACTCGTGGTGCCTGCCGGGCCAGCGGAAGCGGGTCCGGTACGAGTACCCCCAAGGTCGGCGGGTCAACGTCCTGGCCACCTACGAGCCGCTCGGCCCGGCCCCCCGCTTGGATGCCGTGCCGTTCGAGCGGACGCTCACGTCGGACGACCTCGTGGCCTACCTGCGGGGGAGGCCCGCGGTCGGGCGACCCCGGGTGGTGGTTCTGGACAACGCCCCGATCCACACCAGCAAGGTGGTCAAGGCCGCCCGGCCCGAGCTGGCGAAGTCGGGGGTCTACCTGTACTACCTGCCGGCGTACAGCCCCGAGTTGAACCGGATCGAGGCCGTGTTCAAGCAGGTCAAGCACCACGAGATCCCGACCCGCAGTTACGCCACCCGGTCCGATCTGCGGGCGGCCGTCGAGCAGGGCTTCAACTCATATGCCCAAAAGCTCCGCCCAGAACCTGGGAAACAACTACGGCCGGCTGCTTAG
- a CDS encoding DUF1501 domain-containing protein: MPPPAPRRASRRSFLALGAVGLSSLPALRGLAAPGRRPRATSVLVLFEQGGVSHVDTFDPKPDAPAEHRSPFRAINTNVPGVRFTELLTRTAAHADKLAVVRCMTQPKPGIGNSHPKGSQYVFSGEPPGGAEEMPDIGSVVSRRLGTAARHLPPYVMVPGTSEQQDNTRVGFLAAAHQVFKTGGRPHEPGWAVPNLSLAGVAPGRFKDRTDLLGSLDVGIPGAADARDAKTIAGLRDQAGDMLTNPNTRRAFDLAAEPLRVREAYGLGHRGQCYLLGRKLIESGVRFVTIDCREPPSAAYPGGGNMNWDHHDHIYSEKDTSIRGGGAGAGRWGIQTWPMMGSTDRAFAALLADMHDRGLLAETLVCFVTEFGRTPRINDRKGRDHWTHAFSFAFAGAGVPGGRVIGETDREGGYVVTPRAHPVEDYAATVYEKLGIDRSQPLYTPGGRPTYPGHAGEPIPELF, from the coding sequence ATGCCGCCGCCCGCCCCCCGCCGCGCGTCCCGCCGGAGCTTCCTCGCGCTCGGGGCCGTCGGCCTGTCGTCACTCCCGGCGCTGCGCGGCCTCGCGGCGCCCGGGCGGCGGCCGCGGGCGACGAGCGTGCTCGTCCTGTTCGAGCAGGGCGGGGTGTCACACGTGGACACGTTCGACCCGAAGCCCGACGCCCCGGCCGAGCACCGCTCGCCGTTCCGCGCCATCAACACGAACGTCCCCGGCGTGCGGTTCACCGAGCTCCTCACCCGCACCGCCGCCCACGCCGACAAGCTCGCCGTCGTCCGCTGCATGACCCAGCCGAAGCCGGGGATCGGGAACAGCCACCCGAAGGGGTCGCAGTACGTGTTCAGCGGCGAGCCGCCGGGCGGGGCGGAGGAGATGCCGGACATCGGCTCGGTCGTGTCGCGGCGGCTCGGCACGGCCGCCCGGCACCTCCCGCCGTACGTCATGGTGCCCGGCACGAGCGAGCAGCAGGACAACACCCGGGTCGGGTTCCTCGCCGCGGCGCACCAGGTGTTCAAGACCGGCGGCCGGCCGCACGAGCCGGGGTGGGCGGTGCCGAACCTGTCGCTCGCCGGCGTGGCCCCCGGCCGGTTCAAGGACCGCACCGACCTCCTCGGCAGCCTCGACGTGGGCATCCCCGGCGCGGCCGACGCCCGGGACGCCAAGACGATCGCCGGCCTCCGCGACCAGGCCGGGGACATGCTCACCAACCCGAACACCCGGCGCGCCTTCGACCTCGCCGCCGAGCCGCTGCGGGTCCGCGAGGCGTACGGCCTCGGCCACCGCGGGCAGTGCTACCTCCTCGGCCGGAAGCTGATCGAGAGCGGCGTGCGGTTCGTCACCATCGACTGCCGCGAGCCGCCGAGCGCGGCGTACCCCGGCGGCGGGAACATGAACTGGGACCACCACGACCACATCTACTCGGAGAAGGACACGAGCATCCGCGGCGGCGGCGCCGGGGCCGGGCGGTGGGGCATTCAGACGTGGCCGATGATGGGGAGCACCGACCGGGCCTTCGCCGCGCTCCTCGCCGACATGCACGACCGCGGGCTACTGGCCGAGACGCTCGTCTGCTTCGTCACCGAGTTCGGCCGCACGCCCCGGATCAACGACCGCAAGGGCCGCGACCACTGGACGCACGCCTTCAGTTTCGCGTTCGCCGGGGCCGGGGTGCCGGGCGGGCGGGTGATCGGCGAGACCGACCGCGAGGGCGGGTACGTCGTCACCCCGCGGGCGCACCCGGTCGAGGACTACGCCGCGACGGTGTACGAAAAGCTCGGCATCGACCGGTCGCAGCCGCTGTACACGCCAGGCGGCCGGCCGACCTACCCCGGGCACGCCGGCGAGCCGATCCCCGAACTGTTCTGA
- a CDS encoding beta strand repeat-containing protein, whose protein sequence is MDGNTPAVGAALTTLNLDGDDIGNTDASADVIHVVSLPATVDAFVLGGAGLDTFNVGTANTLGNPGLLSPVQGDVSVDGEADGADLRVDGSGANAAANYEVTNNRVERSVPAAPLFGGVDYANLTTLLLAVGNGPNVVNVVSTVVPTTVMTNRGSDTINIGGDGVNGGLIPSLVAPRSHDGILGAVTIDGGTGAGLVAPVTPNFDTVNINDQDDTGASTYGISANTVTRTGAASITYNLGGNTEVLNVNGSVTAGSNTFNVTGTSATQSTTVNDGTATTSGTATFNIQGRAQQATATHTYNGFGGADTFTVNLAATALVTGTATTINGGDRASTSATRDRVNLNLAAGDAVARTVGINYSTTGGSAAVTGLSSGTFGVTTTETIVYTGGTDNEDLLTVSGSTNGSEVLSVTPLTPNEANVFLGDTPMLTVPPGTANNTDPGFAGGAAGSDLSLRGLAQATGLTINAGGGAGDRIVVNAPTETGSGVGFSGLPAAGLNSTVRAVNAAFDDVTITQSAVAITNYTAGGGGTALVQTNVGTGFGLIAGEATLTVNTGEEAGVRPAAFGTGNGGGLVADDVNVTLSTLFRIQVNGGTPLPPGAAPLTGDRLDIITPGDANIFSDANDPPNVTITSSVAGVPTQPVTTNSIELTLVTLGSGVVNVFGDNNNTATQADALVILGQDVDSTLGGGDLFGDNEFQLLIGGNNTQSLTNRAPVAVRNVLNLNVSGFAGDDDIVIDPFANSTTPWNVAVNVDAGAGDDDLVYGNVITNVFADATPDGSQATFDEAVVVEATLTPGAGSITSPGAVTITFQGTEDLSFFQNDTSLGDTDTLTIRTPDSAGVPETVTVNPDAAGTDADPIVDIDATVGVQLLQIENLSLVDQNNVQFFALALSFDLRNGADTFVVTPGANGTAINVNGGAPATAPGDTLDVRFAGTTTPTLSVTSGPPSYSGSWTFGNRAAVNFTSFETIFPTVTVAATTQATEPATNGAFTFTRSGDTALPLTINYTIAGTATGGADYATLTGTATFAAGSATVVVPVTVTDDLTFEGPETVIVTVAAGSSYVIGAAPANTSTVTIADNDTQPTVSIAADVSVTEGATALYTVTLSNPSTQIITVQVDTAGVTAVPNVDYTTNAQLLTFAPGQTSLTFSVATNNDLLDEADETFTVTLSSPTNATIDADCGTADGTITDNDTAPSFTIDDVTVDEGAGTATFTVTLSAVSGQTITVDYQTTDGAAVSPADFTATAATTLTFAPGVTTQTVTVSIAEDLLDEAAEAFTLELVNGRT, encoded by the coding sequence GTGGACGGGAACACCCCGGCCGTGGGGGCGGCGCTGACTACCCTCAACCTCGACGGCGACGACATCGGCAACACGGACGCGTCGGCGGACGTGATCCACGTCGTGTCGCTGCCGGCAACCGTGGACGCCTTCGTCCTCGGCGGCGCCGGGCTCGACACGTTCAACGTCGGCACCGCGAACACCCTCGGGAACCCCGGCCTGCTCAGCCCGGTGCAGGGCGACGTGAGCGTGGACGGCGAGGCCGACGGGGCCGACCTCCGCGTGGACGGCAGCGGCGCCAACGCGGCGGCCAACTACGAGGTCACCAACAACCGCGTCGAGCGGAGTGTGCCGGCTGCCCCGCTGTTCGGCGGCGTCGATTACGCCAACCTCACCACCCTGCTGCTGGCCGTGGGGAACGGTCCGAACGTCGTCAACGTCGTCAGCACCGTGGTGCCGACGACCGTGATGACCAACCGCGGCTCTGACACGATCAACATCGGCGGCGACGGCGTCAACGGCGGCCTCATCCCCTCCCTCGTCGCGCCGCGCAGCCACGACGGCATCCTGGGGGCCGTCACGATCGACGGCGGCACCGGGGCCGGCCTCGTCGCGCCCGTCACGCCCAACTTCGACACGGTCAACATCAACGACCAGGACGACACCGGCGCCTCGACCTACGGCATCAGCGCCAACACGGTCACCCGCACCGGCGCGGCGAGCATCACCTACAACCTCGGCGGCAACACCGAGGTGCTGAACGTCAACGGCAGCGTCACCGCCGGCAGCAACACGTTCAACGTCACCGGCACGTCGGCGACGCAGAGCACGACGGTGAACGACGGCACCGCGACGACCAGCGGCACGGCCACCTTCAACATTCAGGGCCGCGCCCAGCAGGCCACCGCAACCCACACCTACAACGGCTTCGGCGGGGCCGACACGTTCACCGTCAACCTCGCCGCCACCGCCCTGGTCACCGGCACGGCCACGACGATCAACGGCGGCGACCGGGCGAGCACCAGCGCCACCCGCGACCGGGTGAACCTCAACCTCGCGGCCGGCGACGCCGTCGCCCGCACGGTCGGCATCAACTACAGCACCACCGGCGGCAGCGCGGCCGTCACCGGGCTCAGCAGCGGCACGTTCGGCGTCACCACCACCGAGACGATTGTCTACACCGGCGGCACCGACAACGAGGACCTGCTCACCGTCAGCGGCTCGACGAACGGCAGCGAAGTGTTGTCGGTGACGCCGCTGACGCCCAACGAGGCGAACGTCTTCCTGGGCGACACGCCGATGCTAACGGTGCCGCCGGGCACGGCGAACAACACCGACCCCGGCTTCGCCGGCGGCGCGGCCGGGTCGGACCTCAGCCTCCGCGGCCTGGCCCAGGCCACCGGCCTCACGATCAACGCCGGCGGCGGGGCGGGCGACCGAATCGTGGTCAACGCCCCGACCGAGACCGGCTCCGGCGTCGGCTTCTCCGGGCTCCCGGCCGCGGGACTGAACTCGACCGTGCGGGCGGTGAACGCCGCGTTCGACGACGTCACCATCACGCAGAGTGCGGTCGCCATCACGAACTACACCGCCGGCGGCGGCGGCACGGCGCTGGTGCAGACGAACGTCGGCACCGGGTTCGGCCTCATCGCCGGGGAGGCGACGCTCACCGTCAACACCGGCGAGGAGGCCGGCGTCCGACCGGCGGCTTTCGGCACCGGCAACGGCGGCGGCCTCGTCGCCGACGACGTGAACGTCACGCTCTCGACGCTGTTCCGCATCCAGGTCAACGGCGGCACCCCGCTGCCCCCGGGCGCGGCCCCGCTCACCGGCGACCGGCTGGACATCATCACGCCCGGCGACGCCAACATCTTCAGCGACGCCAACGACCCGCCGAACGTGACCATCACGTCCAGCGTGGCCGGCGTGCCGACGCAGCCGGTCACCACGAACAGCATCGAGCTGACCCTCGTCACCTTGGGCAGCGGCGTGGTGAACGTCTTCGGCGACAACAACAACACGGCCACGCAGGCCGACGCGCTCGTGATCCTCGGGCAGGACGTGGACAGCACGCTCGGCGGCGGCGACCTGTTCGGCGACAACGAGTTCCAGCTCCTGATCGGCGGGAACAACACCCAGTCGCTGACGAACCGCGCCCCGGTCGCCGTCCGGAACGTGCTGAACCTGAACGTGTCCGGGTTCGCCGGCGACGACGACATCGTCATCGACCCGTTCGCCAACAGCACCACGCCGTGGAACGTGGCCGTGAACGTGGACGCCGGCGCCGGCGACGACGACCTCGTCTACGGCAACGTCATCACCAACGTGTTCGCCGACGCCACCCCGGACGGGAGCCAGGCCACATTCGACGAGGCCGTGGTGGTGGAGGCGACGCTCACGCCGGGCGCCGGCAGCATCACCTCGCCGGGCGCCGTCACCATCACCTTCCAGGGCACCGAGGACCTGTCGTTCTTCCAGAACGATACGAGCCTCGGCGACACCGACACGCTGACGATCCGCACCCCCGACTCGGCCGGCGTGCCCGAGACGGTGACGGTGAACCCCGACGCCGCCGGCACCGACGCCGACCCGATCGTGGACATCGACGCCACCGTCGGCGTCCAGCTGCTGCAGATCGAGAACCTGTCGCTGGTCGACCAGAACAACGTGCAGTTCTTCGCCCTGGCCCTGTCGTTCGACCTCCGCAACGGGGCCGACACGTTCGTCGTCACGCCGGGGGCCAACGGGACCGCGATCAACGTGAACGGCGGCGCCCCCGCCACCGCCCCCGGCGACACCCTCGACGTGCGGTTCGCCGGCACCACCACCCCGACGCTGAGCGTGACCAGCGGCCCGCCGTCGTACAGCGGGAGCTGGACGTTCGGCAACCGCGCCGCGGTCAACTTCACCAGCTTCGAGACGATCTTCCCGACGGTCACTGTCGCGGCGACGACGCAGGCCACGGAGCCGGCCACGAACGGCGCGTTCACGTTCACCCGCTCCGGCGACACGGCCCTGCCGTTGACCATCAACTACACGATCGCCGGCACCGCGACCGGCGGCGCCGACTACGCCACGCTGACCGGCACGGCCACGTTCGCCGCCGGCAGCGCCACCGTGGTCGTGCCCGTGACCGTCACCGACGACCTGACGTTCGAAGGCCCCGAAACAGTGATCGTGACGGTCGCGGCCGGCAGCAGCTACGTCATCGGGGCCGCGCCGGCGAACACGTCGACGGTGACCATCGCCGACAACGACACCCAGCCGACAGTGTCCATCGCGGCCGACGTGAGCGTGACCGAAGGGGCCACCGCCCTGTACACGGTGACGCTGTCGAACCCGAGCACGCAGATCATCACCGTACAGGTGGATACCGCCGGCGTCACGGCCGTGCCGAACGTCGACTACACGACGAACGCCCAGCTGCTGACGTTCGCCCCGGGCCAGACGAGCCTGACGTTCAGCGTCGCGACCAATAACGACCTGCTGGACGAGGCCGACGAGACGTTCACCGTCACGCTGAGCAGCCCGACCAACGCCACCATCGACGCCGACTGCGGGACCGCGGACGGCACCATCACCGACAACGACACGGCGCCGAGCTTCACCATCGACGACGTGACGGTGGACGAGGGCGCCGGCACCGCGACGTTCACCGTCACCCTGTCGGCGGTCAGCGGGCAGACGATCACGGTCGACTACCAGACGACCGACGGGGCGGCCGTCAGCCCCGCCGACTTCACGGCGACCGCCGCCACCACCCTCACGTTCGCCCCGGGCGTCACCACCCAGACGGTCACCGTCAGCATCGCCGAAGACCTGCTGGACGAGGCCGCCGAGGCATTCACCCTCGAGCTCGTCAACGGGAGAACGTGA
- a CDS encoding beta strand repeat-containing protein, with translation MTRSVRPQPTGTIRKTVSPLRTRVEGLEDRVKPATLNYDAATDLLTFTADAGDTDNVAVTAPGANQVVIVVANGDTLTLTGDATLANGFVLNGAADTVTIDTGTSAVANFKLNLGDANDTIAFSLAAAANNVANVSIDGEANADTATIGTTTVTGNLAVAVESINSTGTATVGAGAGNSITLTADTITDGNAAGVNFVAATGTLTITKSNANATNVDLDTTVGSLNATAATGNIVIDETDGLTVTAANANGAGGAVTVTSATGNITVVTVNASTTATLTATAGSILDDDTATVIAAASAVLAAGNGTIGTLLNFMETTVDNLTTTSLAANGSQFITETNGLTELNLNAGSGNVALNSPGGAILSADSAVDVTAASASLVANVGSIGSTSTAAGNAVETSVATLTAVAFNGSVFVRETDAITLSAVNASGAGNDVSVLNVTGDITVATVLADDDVSLTATAGSILDDGAATIITGDVVPLAAGANIGQPGATAQIDTAAASITASVTTAAFVATPGIWIGDSDAVTITTANTADGSVVLDAGGTMTIDTVTAGGTGRNVRLRTLGAGDIAFGAAGSVSAAGDAVRLEAAGAITASGTAVKVTAASLAATAGNGIATVGDPLTTAVTNLAASSGTNGIFVANTGALTIATVGPLFGGTVIGVSAVGAGGAAAVTASSPLTVAANVATTGTITLTATDSAAAGDDLTINSGVIVTSTGANVILNAGDNVSIPAGATVNAANTLTINADQPADPDVGTGSTVTIAGDLNAASATINGGADADTFNVTADSVAPITPIAVFGGAPSAPPGDTLNYTGPSPATKSVIGPGIGVISAAGVGNVAFADVETVAATGTIVFSNVINLSLIAGGQDGNPNQVVLQLDATGAFFQVLVDTNTNDNGGVSNPLLFAQQPTAGTLAATVIGGTDADTLVLRANASGALPQLTNVAAGSHSNAAFTHANAAAFVNSAGNENVGLHFDGGASADTLRIELGASESVAYFSDTVDTANSGVVSIAGDLNLSFENLAPLVVVGAGGAYLVDASANASLTTMNITNSGGAADGVSTVDGNGTFEDTDFSGFATVTVRSGPGVDTIP, from the coding sequence ATGACCCGCTCCGTCCGCCCGCAGCCGACGGGTACCATCCGCAAGACCGTCAGCCCGCTCCGCACGCGGGTGGAAGGGCTCGAAGACCGTGTGAAGCCGGCGACCCTCAACTACGACGCTGCCACCGACCTCCTCACGTTCACCGCCGACGCCGGCGACACGGACAACGTCGCCGTCACGGCCCCGGGCGCGAACCAGGTGGTGATCGTGGTCGCCAACGGCGACACCCTCACCCTCACCGGCGACGCCACCCTCGCCAACGGGTTCGTCCTCAACGGCGCCGCCGACACGGTCACGATCGACACCGGCACGTCGGCGGTGGCCAACTTCAAACTGAACCTGGGCGACGCCAACGACACGATCGCCTTCAGCCTCGCCGCCGCGGCCAACAACGTCGCCAACGTCAGCATCGACGGCGAGGCGAACGCCGACACCGCCACGATCGGCACGACGACGGTCACCGGGAACCTCGCCGTCGCCGTCGAGTCGATCAACTCGACCGGGACGGCGACCGTCGGTGCGGGGGCCGGGAACTCCATCACCCTGACCGCCGACACCATCACCGACGGTAACGCCGCCGGCGTCAACTTCGTGGCCGCGACCGGCACGCTCACCATCACCAAGAGCAACGCCAACGCCACCAACGTGGACCTCGACACCACCGTCGGGAGCCTGAACGCGACGGCCGCCACCGGCAACATCGTCATCGACGAGACGGACGGGCTGACGGTGACCGCGGCGAACGCCAACGGGGCCGGCGGGGCCGTGACCGTGACCAGCGCGACCGGCAACATCACCGTCGTGACGGTGAACGCGAGCACCACCGCGACGCTGACCGCGACGGCCGGGTCGATCTTGGACGACGACACCGCCACCGTCATCGCCGCCGCGTCCGCCGTCCTGGCCGCGGGCAACGGCACGATCGGTACGTTGCTGAATTTCATGGAGACGACCGTCGACAACCTGACCACGACAAGCTTGGCCGCGAACGGCTCCCAGTTCATCACCGAGACGAACGGTCTGACCGAACTCAACCTGAACGCTGGCAGCGGGAACGTGGCGCTGAACTCCCCCGGCGGTGCGATTCTGAGCGCCGACAGTGCGGTGGACGTGACCGCCGCCTCCGCGAGCCTAGTCGCGAACGTCGGCTCGATCGGCTCGACCAGCACTGCGGCCGGCAACGCCGTCGAGACGAGCGTCGCCACCCTGACCGCCGTGGCGTTCAACGGGTCGGTCTTCGTCCGCGAGACCGACGCGATCACGTTGAGCGCCGTCAACGCCAGCGGTGCCGGCAACGATGTGTCAGTGCTCAACGTGACGGGCGACATCACGGTGGCGACCGTCCTCGCGGACGACGACGTGAGCCTGACCGCCACCGCCGGCTCGATCCTCGACGACGGGGCCGCCACCATCATCACTGGCGACGTGGTGCCGCTGGCGGCCGGCGCGAACATCGGGCAGCCGGGGGCGACCGCCCAGATCGACACGGCCGCCGCGTCCATCACCGCGTCCGTGACGACCGCCGCGTTCGTGGCCACCCCGGGCATCTGGATCGGCGACAGCGACGCCGTCACCATCACCACCGCCAACACCGCCGACGGCTCCGTCGTCCTCGACGCCGGCGGCACGATGACGATCGACACTGTCACCGCCGGCGGGACCGGGCGGAACGTCCGGCTGCGGACGCTCGGGGCCGGCGACATCGCCTTCGGCGCCGCCGGCAGCGTGTCCGCCGCGGGCGACGCCGTCCGGTTGGAGGCGGCCGGCGCGATCACCGCGAGCGGCACGGCCGTGAAGGTGACGGCCGCGAGCCTGGCGGCGACCGCCGGCAACGGCATCGCCACCGTCGGCGACCCGCTCACCACCGCCGTCACCAACCTGGCCGCGTCCAGCGGCACCAACGGCATCTTCGTCGCCAACACCGGCGCGCTGACGATCGCCACGGTGGGGCCGCTGTTCGGGGGCACCGTCATCGGCGTCTCGGCCGTCGGGGCCGGCGGCGCCGCAGCCGTCACCGCGTCCAGCCCGCTGACCGTCGCCGCGAACGTCGCCACGACCGGCACCATCACCCTCACCGCGACCGACTCGGCCGCCGCCGGCGACGACCTGACGATCAACTCCGGCGTGATCGTGACCTCCACCGGCGCGAACGTGATCCTGAACGCCGGCGATAACGTCAGCATCCCGGCCGGGGCGACGGTGAACGCCGCCAACACCCTCACGATCAACGCCGACCAGCCGGCCGACCCCGATGTGGGCACCGGCTCGACCGTTACCATCGCCGGCGACCTGAACGCCGCGAGCGCCACGATCAACGGTGGGGCCGACGCCGACACGTTCAACGTCACCGCCGACAGCGTCGCGCCGATCACCCCGATCGCCGTCTTCGGCGGCGCCCCGAGCGCGCCCCCCGGCGACACACTTAACTACACCGGCCCGTCGCCGGCCACGAAGTCCGTCATCGGCCCCGGCATCGGCGTCATCAGCGCCGCCGGCGTCGGCAACGTCGCCTTCGCCGACGTTGAAACGGTCGCGGCCACCGGCACCATCGTGTTCAGCAACGTGATCAACCTGAGCCTCATCGCCGGCGGGCAGGACGGCAACCCGAACCAGGTCGTGCTGCAGCTCGACGCCACCGGGGCATTTTTCCAGGTGCTCGTCGACACGAACACCAACGACAACGGCGGCGTGTCGAACCCGTTGCTGTTCGCGCAGCAGCCGACCGCCGGCACCCTGGCCGCGACCGTGATCGGCGGCACCGACGCCGACACCCTCGTGCTCCGCGCCAACGCCAGCGGGGCGCTGCCGCAACTGACCAACGTCGCCGCCGGTAGCCACAGCAACGCGGCCTTCACCCACGCCAACGCGGCGGCGTTTGTGAACTCGGCCGGGAACGAGAACGTCGGCCTCCACTTCGACGGCGGCGCCAGCGCCGACACCCTGCGGATCGAGCTCGGCGCCTCCGAGAGCGTCGCGTACTTCTCCGACACGGTGGACACGGCCAACAGTGGCGTCGTGAGCATCGCCGGCGACCTGAACCTGTCGTTCGAGAACCTCGCCCCGCTCGTCGTGGTCGGCGCCGGCGGCGCCTACCTGGTCGACGCCAGCGCGAACGCCTCGCTCACCACGATGAACATCACGAACTCCGGCGGCGCGGCCGACGGGGTCTCGACCGTGGACGGGAACGGGACGTTCGAGGACACCGACTTCAGCGGGTTCGCAACCGTCACCGTGCGGAGCGGCCCCGGCGTCGACACCATCCCCTGA